CCTAACTCAGCTGAACCACACCACCACCCAACTGATAGAAGAATCAAAAGTGGCGAATTACTAAAGATTGACTTTGGTGCACTATACAATGGTTTTTGTGCTGACATTACTAGAACATTTATTCTTGGAAGACAAAACATAAGTGATAAACCAGAACAAGAAAAAATATTAGAAATTGTTAAAGAGGCTGCTCGTTTAGGCCGTGAAGCAGTTAAACCAGGCGTTAAGGCTTCTGACATTGACAAAATATGTAGAGACTACATTCAAAAACAAGGATATGGATCATATTTTGTACACTCAACCGGACACGGTTTAGGAATTGACGTTCATGAACTTCCTAATGTAAGCTCACACAGTGACTATGTTTTAGAAGAAGGAATGATTATTACTGTTGAGCCAGGAATTTACATCCCAGGTCTTGGTGGTGCTAGAATTGAAGACGACGTGCTTGTTACTGCAGATGGACACCGTGTTCTAACACGCCCTGAAGAAGAAGCAATGTAACAACTTAAAAAAGGAAAGTGGAGAGGCTTTCTTTTTTTGTTTGAAAACTCATTTTTTATGAATTATGACCTGTTTTTTTAACTTTTTGCTAAATATTTAATAAAATTCATATCACTATGAAAGAACTAGAAAAGATAACTCCTTTAGAGCTAGATTTTGCTAAATGATACACTGATGTTGTAAAGCAAGGGAACTTAATTGAGTATGGTCCAGTTAAAGGAACATTAATTTTTAAACCAAATTCATATGGAATTTGAGAACAAATACAAAAAGCGCTGAATGAAATTTTTAGAGGCTTAAAAGTTCAAAATGTATATCTTCCTTTGTTCATTCCTGACAGATTACTTGCTAAAGAAAAAGAACATATTGCTGGTTTTAACCCTGAGTTAGCAACAATAACTAAAGTTGGTGATAAAGAGCTTGATCAAAAAATTTATGTAAGGCCTACATCAGAAGTTTTATTTGCTGACTTATTTAAAAAAATGATTGTTTCGCATAAGGATTTGCCTATTTTATACAATCAATGGGCAAATGTCGTAAGGTGAGAAAAGACAACAAATCCATTTTTAAGAAGCAGGGAATTTTTATGACAAGAAGGCCACACATGCCACAAAAGTGCAATTGAAGCTAGAAAATTAACTAGAGAAATGATCAATGTGTATGCTAAATTTTTAAAAAATTATTTAGCTATACCAACAATTATTGGCAAGAAAACTCCATATGAAAAATTTGCTGGAGCCTGCTCAACATATACAGTTGAAGCTATGATGAAAGATGGAAAGGCATTGCAAGCAGGAACTAGCCACTATTTAGCCCAAAACTTTTCTAAAAGGTTTGAAATTTCTTTCAAAAATGATAAAAATGAAGATGAGTTTGTTTACCAAACATCATGGGGTGTCTCTACAAGATTACTAGGCGCAATTATAATGACCCATGGTGATAATAGGGGAATAATTATTCCTCCTAAGGTTGCTCCTGTTCAAGTTGACATTTTGGAATTATTTGCTAATAAACAGCCTAAAGTTCATGACTTTTGTAATGAATTAGCTAAGCAACTAGAAAGAAAATTTAGAGTAAGGCTTGATTCGACTGACAAATCTCCTGGCTATAAAGCTTCAAATTCTGAAATTCAAGGTGTACCACTTAGGATCGAGGTTGGCCCTAAAGATCTAGAAAATAAAACTGTAACTATAGTGCGTAGGGACACCTTAGAAAAAACTATAGTTAGTGTATCATATGTTAAGAGCAAGGTTCGTGAATTACTAAACAGCATTCATAATAATCTTTATGAAAATGCCAAAAGAAAACTTGACGAAAATACTGTCCTTGTTGATAACTATGAAGAATTCAAAACTAAAATTAAGGAGAACAAGTTTGTTTTAGCTCCTTTTTGCTGTGCTGAAGAAGCAGAGATAAAAATCAAAGAAGAGACAGGCGCAACAACTAGATGCATTCCTAGAAAATCATTAAAACCTGGCAAGGTTAACAAATGCATTTTTGAAGAATGTAGATCGCAAACTAACAAGTATGTTATTTTTGCTAAAGCATACTAATTACTAACATTGATAGCGGTTTTATTTTCATAACTTATGCCAAATAAAGGAAAATTATGATAAATAACATATCGCTTCATAATGTTTTAAATTATGCAATGTCAGACTTAGAAAAATATAAGTTTGTTGCCACAATATGTAGGATAGAAAAGGCTCGCGCAAAGTTAGACGAAAGAAGCAATTTACTTTATAGTGACAGAAACAAAATTCATCATAGAAGCCGCACATTTTTTTCTGATAAATTCAATAGGGCGCTTGAGTGTTTAGAAGATAATTATAAGCATTTAATAACTAAAGAATTTTTGGAAAAAGAAAACAATTACTGATATGAAGAGTTTTATTCAAAAACAACATACTATAAGTATCGTAAAAAAGCAGTTGACGAGTTTTTTAGCCTACTATTTAGACAAAGATCATATGATTATTTAGCACGAAAGCAAGAGAGTTTTTTCTCTTGCTTTTCTTTTAGTAAACACAATAAAAAAGGCACTTAAATTTTAAATTTAATATAATTAACATACTATATAAATGGAGTTTAAGGTATGAATATTTTGGAAACTATTTGAGCAAATTATGACCCTAATTCAAATTATTTGCCGCTTAGAGAAAAGTTTTTAGAAGAGGCAAATAAATATTTTGAAAACGCAGTAAAGAAGTCTAATATTTCTGTAGAAGAGTGCCAAACACTAGCAAAAAATTATGAAGCAGCAGCCAATAAGAAAGAGAAAACCAGCAGAGCTGTTTCATCCTTTTTAGCCTGATTTATAGTATTTTTGGTTCTTGGACTAG
This sequence is a window from Mycoplasmopsis agalactiae PG2. Protein-coding genes within it:
- the proS gene encoding proline--tRNA ligase; translation: MKELEKITPLELDFAKWYTDVVKQGNLIEYGPVKGTLIFKPNSYGIWEQIQKALNEIFRGLKVQNVYLPLFIPDRLLAKEKEHIAGFNPELATITKVGDKELDQKIYVRPTSEVLFADLFKKMIVSHKDLPILYNQWANVVRWEKTTNPFLRSREFLWQEGHTCHKSAIEARKLTREMINVYAKFLKNYLAIPTIIGKKTPYEKFAGACSTYTVEAMMKDGKALQAGTSHYLAQNFSKRFEISFKNDKNEDEFVYQTSWGVSTRLLGAIIMTHGDNRGIIIPPKVAPVQVDILELFANKQPKVHDFCNELAKQLERKFRVRLDSTDKSPGYKASNSEIQGVPLRIEVGPKDLENKTVTIVRRDTLEKTIVSVSYVKSKVRELLNSIHNNLYENAKRKLDENTVLVDNYEEFKTKIKENKFVLAPFCCAEEAEIKIKEETGATTRCIPRKSLKPGKVNKCIFEECRSQTNKYVIFAKAY
- a CDS encoding MG284/MPN403 family protein, translating into MINNISLHNVLNYAMSDLEKYKFVATICRIEKARAKLDERSNLLYSDRNKIHHRSRTFFSDKFNRALECLEDNYKHLITKEFLEKENNYWYEEFYSKTTYYKYRKKAVDEFFSLLFRQRSYDYLARKQESFFSCFSFSKHNKKGT